AAAGGCGCAGTTACAGTGTAGGGCTTCAGACGGACTGGGCACCAACCTAACCGTCCGCAGGAGATCATAATATAGGATACAACTTGAGCCTACCTGATGAAAATCTTCACCAATAGTCTCATTCTTGATAAAAGCATAAACTTTATATTCAAGGGCATgcataaatacaaataagtaatttaatgacAGCCAGTTCGATGATGGGTTTGTGCAAATAGCATCATTTGATTCTCATACAGTAAGTTATATATACTAAACGATATGAAACATAATAAACATTATCTGGCCTGATCAATTGAGTAAATGGCTCAGATGGGAGGGGGGAAACTTCATTGAAAAGTGTCCCAATAGTTTCTGGGAAATATGAAGTGTGATTTGTGACATGTTCGCAAGTCAATATGGTGCATAAGAGTGACATCGAGTGACTTAAGGCCAAGTCTAAGTCAAGTCTCAGGTCTATCAAGGCCAAGTTTAaagcatttgcatttgtttatttgtattctgctagttaatgttataaatataaacaaaatcatattttaaggtaaaacaatttaaagataacttaatttttagggtaaaaatttattacttttttaaagaaagaaatagTTGTAACAACCTCATTTATTGTGCAATGTGGATCTGAAGTTTAATATAAACCTTTTTCTTTTATCCAGTTGTAAAATACATGCACACAACCAAAAAAAGTGATAGACCAAGAGGTTTTATAATGAGATTTGGCTTTGAAAATGAAATTAGTTAATTTATTGCATCATCCTAAATCTGAGGTAATAACGCTGGGTTGATTACTAGTCAAACCTGTTGGGACTCTTGAGTTACAGTGGTGAAAactgaacacaaaatattataattttttgactAAAAcgtagtattttattattaataattgtatattttttacacagaGTGCCTACATACCCAGAGAGGGAGGCAGAAGCACATATGACGGTGAGTTTCTACTGTCACTCAGTATAGCCTTGACCAGGCATTGGACACACGCAGAGTTCATGAGCACAGAGCCCTCTGCTGGATGGGGAAGAAAGGCACTGCTGTCACTGTAATCAAACTGACATTGTGCAGTGTAGAATACATGTGTATTATTTCTTAGAGCTCACAATCCTCTGTGGTTTGTTTTACTATTTAACACACAAACCTCTAAGGCATTGGCAAACTGCTCATTGCTCAATCTCTGCTAAGTCAAGAGAACCAcactatattttattaaaattgcaactATTTAACCACTCATCTTGCTCTTAGCAAAAAGAGTATAACAACTGTACAGAATAAATATACAGGCTATTTCATGGTCTTGTTTTTGAGGAAGGCTGAGGCAACACAAAGAATGTACATGGTTCAACTGGACACCCCTGTCAATCACAAATCCCTAGAAGGACTCATAGATTTCCAAATAGTGTTGGCACTAAAAAAGAGCAAAGCCTGTTGCGCTCCCAGTGGTGCAACTCTTGGGCAAAAAGATCATATGCTTTTGATAAAGagctgattttctcaatatttcatAATTTGCAGTGGTGCCATTCATGGAGGTGTATAACAAGTCTCTCTGCCGTCCTCGGGAAATGTTGGTGGAAATTCAGCAGGAGTACCCTGATGACACAGAGCATATCTTCATACCATCCTGTGTGGTTCTCACCCGCTGTGCTGGGTGCTGCAATGATGAAATGATGGAATGCACCCCCACCGTCACATACAACATTACCTTggaggtcagggaccccttactTCCACTCTCTTCTGTACTTTAATTTATTCTACTATCTGTCTGAATCTTGTTAAGTCTACTTTTTGGAAACCCTACACTCCTGTCTCCCACACTCACACCCTTTATCTGTTTTGGCCAAGCTAACAGGGTTTCTTCTGTATAAGAGTAGTCAGTTGTTGGATTCAGTTATAACTTAACAATAACAGTTTGTATTGTCTATAATGTGGTGTTTCAATGTGTATTAATGGTCTTTCTGTAGATTAAGAGATTGAAACCTCTTCGTCATCAGGGTGACATTTTCATGAGTTTTGCCGAACACAGTGAATGCCAGTGTCGGTAAGAATTCTCACTTCAATGCTTGCATACACATCTACTTAAATTTGGACATGCAATAaatgtatttagatttttctttctttctatttttaccaCTGACCAAAACTTGTTTAGTTGCTTTTATAGTGTTTAGGACTTCACTGTAAAGCCATGTGCCAATGAAAGTGTATTTTCTAGAGGTTATCGAATTGTTTTCCACTGCTTTAAATGGAAGCACTGAATTTTTTAAATGCCTAATGAGgtgtagaccattttgagggatgtaagcaaaaacaatggtcccaacgcatATCATGAGTTACATTtataatttctatagcttctgagaatccaaaaagagccacatattgataatgttatgatagcggtTCTAACATTAGGTTATGATTGACTTGCCTCTCTTGTTACAGttgtaaaatagtttaataacaagcaggaaatgttcatgggccaatgacatgaccacattgaaatagtctataAATGTCTGTTTCACATCGGGTGGACGATTAAGTTTTGGGTAAATCTCAGTGTTCATCACTATCAGTTTTAACCTGCAACCCAATcaccataaataaaataaataaaaggtggaGCAGAGATAACTATAGCAAGAGAATTACCGATATTTACAGTAGCTGAAGTGCCTCAAATGCTGAACTAAATAACCACTTTTCATTTCTTGCAGCGCTGCATTTTCAAAAGAGAACTGACATTTTCAGCGTGCAAAAAGCTTAGAGATGATTAGAGTCAAAAGATTAGGGTAAAAGTAGAGAGTCAAATTCAGCTAACTTTAGTACAGATTTATGAGCTCGCTGTCTTGCTCATTTTCTTTAGCTGCTCTGTAACTATACTGGAATTAATTTACCTGATGGATGTAAATCAGCGCTTGTTCTTTCCTGTTCTGTTCTCTGTTTTGTATCTTTACCTCTttaattgtgtgtttgtttattgcgTGCACAAAGCATGTGCAGTGAGGTCATGTCTCGTTTTTTTTCAGGATGAAAAAAGATCTTCCAAAGGAAATAGAAAAGTGAGTACCATTGTTCTAGTGTGGCCatgaagatgtgtgtgtgtgtgtgtgtgtgtgtgtgtgtgcatggttcTGCAGTCACTCTAATTTGTCATTTTCCCATCCATCGTTCTTGCATTCATTTTTGTTTCCTAATCTCTCTGCCTTTATCTCAGCCACCCTTATCTACAGCTAGGTGTATTCCttcctgtttttcttttattcctaGTCCTTTCATCTGATTTTTGTTGCTTTTCATGGTACACAAAGCCATAAAATCTGATCGTGAAAGCACAGTGGAGTTCTTCATTGTTGTTTTTAAGCACATGAACCAGGCAAACAGGTGATTTAGATCTTGAAAATCACTAGTAGCACAATTGTCAAAGCAAAGCTATGGAAAAAAAGAACCGGGTGAGCCCTTGAACAAGACCAGAAATACTGCTTTCCTTAATCCAGTCTTCTCCAGATAAACTGAGATACTCTCTGACCCTTGCACCACTATCTGATCTCACTTCCTTTTTGAAGTCTTCATGTCATTGCACGTTGGTTCCTGAGGTGTAAATTCAGTTCCTCAGGTGTGTAATGATCTGCTTGAACAAGTGTACAAGTTTTGCTCGCTAGTTCAGTGCCCTCGCCCCACATTCATCTTCTCATCGACTAAGCTCAGCTTTATGATCTGAGATTCACTGAGGGATTTGTCAGCTCTGGAGTGTCTTTATGTCTAGTGATAAGAGAGTTTTGTGCCGTTTGTTTATGAGCTTGTATCCACTCCTCATAGATACCGCAGCGGTCAGTCAACCCCTCTCTGATGACTCCCTTTCATTCGAGAATGTGGGACGAAGTGTTTGAAAGTTTACTGTAGTTGGTGCTATTGCAGAGGGTGTTGATCTTTTGGCTGATGTGTTATGGGTCAGAGGGTATCTCTAGgggtttaaaaagtttaaatgcTTTCTGGATCTGGTAAACAAGTGGCCCTTTGACACAGTGGCAGTTCCTCGGCAGAGTGCTGTGTTCACAGATATTGGCACAAAACATGATTGAATTTAACCGCTGAAAATAATGAATGTGATGATAGCAACACTAATGTGTCATTACAAATTCAACTTTATAGTCTCTATTTGTAGTCatctttaagctttttttaatacaatatcttattttaaagtaatcattgggaatatttaataaaacattagaCATATTCCTCCATAAAACAGCTCTTAAGAACTGAAATCTGTTGTTTAAATA
This region of Danio aesculapii chromosome 4, fDanAes4.1, whole genome shotgun sequence genomic DNA includes:
- the vegfab gene encoding vascular endothelial growth factor Ab isoform X2; the protein is MSNLLSETFTNVFAKVRLSSDRVLKRFIRLLNSIMNFAVRVLQLFIVTLLYFSAVKSAYIPREGGRSTYDVVPFMEVYNKSLCRPREMLVEIQQEYPDDTEHIFIPSCVVLTRCAGCCNDEMMECTPTVTYNITLEIKRLKPLRHQGDIFMSFAEHSECQCRMKKDLPKEIENSQCEPCCSTCSERRRRLFVQDPETCQCSCKHSEADCRSRQLELNERTCRCDKPRR